From the Acidovorax carolinensis genome, one window contains:
- the xseB gene encoding exodeoxyribonuclease VII small subunit produces MPKASASNAPPAEPASYEAALEELEQLVGRIESGQLPLDQMLAGYQRGATLLAFCRHRLDAVQDQIKVLDEGTLQPWTQE; encoded by the coding sequence ATGCCCAAGGCCTCTGCCTCCAACGCCCCACCCGCCGAACCTGCCAGCTATGAAGCGGCGCTGGAAGAGCTGGAGCAGCTCGTGGGCCGCATCGAGTCGGGCCAGCTGCCGCTGGACCAGATGCTGGCCGGCTACCAGCGCGGGGCCACCCTGCTGGCCTTTTGCCGCCACCGGCTCGACGCGGTGCAGGACCAGATCAAGGTGCTCGACGAAGGCACGCTGCAGCCATGGACGCAGGAATGA
- a CDS encoding FlgO family outer membrane protein, which produces MKRWALVAACLLGAAALPGCSGYYYGEKYGPTLGTTVDAMLRGNLVETSYRATDALLKTVVLDPAQPVVVGTMVNVDRPSESSRLGRIVAGQIAGRMVQRGVLVTEMALRDAPVVPRDQGELLRPRALRDAFRTQGAQAAVVGAYAVSARQLYVSLKLIGPPGDAVLAAHDYAVPMDEDVRALLAAP; this is translated from the coding sequence ATGAAACGCTGGGCGCTGGTGGCCGCCTGTCTGCTGGGCGCCGCCGCCTTGCCAGGTTGCTCAGGCTATTACTACGGCGAAAAATACGGCCCCACGCTGGGCACCACGGTGGACGCCATGCTGCGCGGCAATTTGGTGGAGACCAGCTACCGTGCCACCGATGCGCTGCTGAAGACCGTGGTCCTGGATCCAGCCCAGCCCGTGGTGGTGGGCACGATGGTGAATGTGGACCGGCCTTCCGAATCATCGCGCCTGGGGCGCATCGTGGCCGGGCAGATCGCTGGCCGCATGGTGCAGCGCGGTGTGCTGGTCACCGAGATGGCGTTGCGGGACGCGCCCGTGGTGCCGCGCGATCAGGGCGAACTGCTGCGGCCCCGCGCGTTGCGCGACGCCTTCCGAACCCAGGGGGCGCAGGCCGCGGTGGTGGGCGCCTATGCCGTGTCGGCGCGCCAGCTGTATGTCAGCCTGAAGCTGATCGGCCCGCCAGGCGACGCCGTGCTGGCTGCGCACGACTATGCGGTGCCGATGGATGAGGATGTGCGCGCCCTGCTGGCTGCGCCGTGA
- a CDS encoding sulfurtransferase: protein MTYTTLISATDLQSLIASGAPLMVFDCSFDLTQPSAGAQQYADAHIPGATYANLDTDLSARHGAPGATGTVTAQEADEPASGGRHPLPSRERFAMWLSSVGFANGMQAVVYDRNGANYCGRLWWMLKWAGHDAVAVLDGGLQAWQAAGGALASGAEPARFQSNFELRAPLRPLASAADVQAALQQPGQTLIDARGAPRYRGEVEPLDPVAGHIPGALNRPFTENIGADGRFKPAAVLRAEFEALLAGRDPATVVHQCGSGVSALPNMLAMEVAGLGKTTLFAGSWSEWCSDPSRPVERG, encoded by the coding sequence ATGACCTACACCACCCTGATTTCCGCCACCGACCTGCAGTCCCTGATCGCCAGCGGTGCGCCGCTGATGGTGTTTGACTGCAGCTTTGACCTGACCCAACCTTCGGCGGGCGCACAACAATACGCCGATGCCCACATCCCCGGCGCCACTTACGCCAACCTGGACACCGACCTGAGCGCCCGGCATGGCGCGCCCGGCGCCACGGGCACCGTCACCGCGCAAGAGGCCGATGAACCTGCCTCGGGCGGCCGCCACCCGCTGCCCAGCCGCGAACGCTTTGCCATGTGGCTGTCGAGCGTGGGCTTTGCCAATGGCATGCAGGCCGTGGTGTACGACCGCAACGGCGCCAACTACTGTGGCCGCCTGTGGTGGATGCTCAAATGGGCGGGGCACGATGCCGTGGCCGTGCTCGACGGCGGCCTGCAGGCCTGGCAGGCGGCCGGCGGTGCCCTCGCCAGTGGCGCCGAACCCGCACGATTCCAGTCCAACTTCGAGCTCCGCGCCCCTCTGCGCCCACTGGCCAGCGCGGCCGATGTGCAGGCCGCATTGCAGCAACCGGGCCAGACGCTGATTGATGCCCGGGGCGCGCCCCGCTACCGCGGCGAAGTGGAACCGCTGGACCCGGTGGCCGGGCATATTCCGGGCGCCCTCAATCGCCCGTTCACCGAAAACATCGGCGCCGACGGCCGCTTCAAGCCGGCCGCCGTGTTGCGCGCTGAGTTCGAGGCCTTGCTGGCGGGCCGCGACCCGGCCACCGTGGTCCACCAGTGCGGCAGCGGCGTGAGCGCCCTGCCCAACATGCTGGCCATGGAAGTGGCCGGACTCGGAAAAACCACGCTTTTTGCGGGCAGCTGGAGCGAATGGTGCAGCGACCCGTCGCGCCCGGTGGAGCGCGGGTAA
- the flhD gene encoding flagellar transcriptional regulator FlhD, translating into MTNEQLLAEIREANLTYLMLAQNLIRHDKAEAVFRLGLNEDAADILASLSAAQVLKLASRNTLLCSFRVDDNLVWSLLTNHSAKKVGNEATNTLHANILMASRVSEVL; encoded by the coding sequence ATGACCAACGAACAACTGCTCGCCGAAATTCGCGAAGCCAACCTCACGTACCTGATGCTGGCGCAAAACCTCATTCGCCACGACAAGGCCGAAGCAGTGTTCCGCTTGGGGCTGAACGAAGACGCCGCCGACATTCTGGCATCGCTGTCGGCCGCGCAAGTGCTCAAACTGGCCTCCCGCAACACGCTTCTTTGCAGCTTCCGGGTGGACGACAACCTGGTGTGGAGCTTGCTGACCAACCACTCGGCCAAGAAAGTGGGCAACGAAGCCACCAACACGCTGCACGCCAACATCCTGATGGCCAGCCGCGTGTCGGAAGTGCTCTGA
- a CDS encoding aromatic ring-hydroxylating oxygenase subunit alpha, with amino-acid sequence MSDLSLRLQQAASQLPVSSYFDEALFQRELETIFQRGPRYVGHQLSVPNAGDYHALPQEGEGRALVRNAQGGVELISNVCRHRQAVMLKGRGSLNTQQKGSAGGNIVCPLHRWTYKASGELLGAPHFAHDPCLNLNNYPLHDWNGLLFEDNGTNVAADLAGIGPRADLDFTGFALDRIELHECNYNWKTFIEVYLEDYHVGPFHPGLGHFVTCDDLRWEFGKNYSVQTVGVANRLGKAGSPVYERWHEALLAYRNGVPPSHGAIWLTLYPHIMVEWYPHVLTVSTLHPVSPTKTLNMVEFYYPEEIAAFEREFVEAQQAAYMETCIEDDEIGERMDAGRKALLARGDNEVGPYQSPMEDGMQHFHEWYREAMGTATPKG; translated from the coding sequence ATGTCTGATTTAAGTCTTCGACTGCAGCAGGCCGCAAGCCAACTACCAGTTTCAAGCTACTTTGACGAGGCGCTGTTCCAGCGCGAATTGGAAACCATCTTCCAGCGCGGGCCCCGCTATGTGGGGCACCAGCTTTCCGTGCCCAACGCGGGCGACTACCACGCCCTGCCCCAGGAGGGCGAAGGGCGCGCGCTGGTGCGCAATGCCCAGGGCGGCGTGGAGCTGATCTCCAACGTCTGCCGCCATCGCCAGGCCGTCATGCTCAAGGGCCGCGGCTCGCTCAACACCCAGCAAAAGGGCAGTGCGGGCGGCAACATCGTGTGCCCGCTGCACCGCTGGACCTACAAGGCCAGCGGCGAGCTGCTGGGCGCGCCGCATTTCGCGCACGATCCCTGCCTGAACCTCAACAACTACCCGTTGCACGACTGGAACGGGCTGCTGTTTGAAGACAACGGCACCAACGTGGCGGCCGACCTGGCAGGCATCGGCCCGCGCGCCGACCTCGACTTCACGGGCTTTGCGCTCGATCGCATCGAGCTGCATGAGTGCAACTACAACTGGAAGACCTTCATCGAGGTCTATCTGGAGGACTACCACGTCGGCCCCTTCCACCCGGGTCTGGGGCATTTCGTCACCTGCGACGACCTGCGCTGGGAGTTCGGCAAGAACTACTCGGTGCAGACCGTGGGAGTGGCCAACCGCCTGGGCAAGGCCGGCAGCCCCGTGTATGAACGCTGGCACGAGGCGCTGCTGGCCTACCGCAATGGCGTGCCGCCATCGCATGGCGCCATCTGGCTCACGCTGTACCCGCACATCATGGTCGAGTGGTATCCGCATGTGCTCACCGTGTCCACGCTGCACCCGGTCAGCCCCACCAAGACACTGAACATGGTGGAGTTCTACTACCCCGAGGAAATCGCGGCCTTCGAGCGCGAATTCGTCGAGGCGCAGCAGGCCGCCTACATGGAAACCTGCATCGAGGACGACGAGATCGGCGAACGCATGGATGCGGGCCGCAAGGCATTGCTGGCGCGCGGCGACAACGAAGTGGGCCCTTACCAGAGCCCCATGGAAGATGGCATGCAGCACTTTCACGAGTGGTATCGCGAGGCCATGGGCACGGCGACGCCAAAGGGCTGA
- a CDS encoding AI-2E family transporter, whose translation MLQTPVDVRNLSLALLALFASVALLHWASAVFIPIMLSLLLTTALRPVVDVLQRWHVPRWLGSGVLLIALLTGVASAAWSLSDGAVELVNSMPVAAKKVRDSLRQRSGGDSALDTMQKAATQIEQAAAETSSATPTRRGVQRVVIERPSFNIRDYLWSGTMGLMSALGQLTVVVFLTFFSLASGNLFRRKLVRIAGTSLERKKITMQVLNEITAQIQSYLLVQVFTSVLVGIATGLAFWALGLENAAVWAVLAGVLNLAPYIGSVLVTGASALVAFLQFGSVDMALAIGGASLLIHTIVGQLITPWLTSRASSMSPVAVFVSVLAWGWLWGLWGLLLGIPVMMAVKAVCDRVEDLKAVGELLGD comes from the coding sequence ATGCTGCAAACGCCCGTGGATGTGCGCAATCTGTCGCTGGCACTGCTGGCGCTGTTTGCCAGCGTGGCCCTGCTGCATTGGGCGAGCGCGGTATTCATCCCCATCATGCTGAGCCTGCTGCTGACCACGGCGCTGCGGCCGGTCGTGGATGTCCTGCAGCGCTGGCATGTGCCGCGCTGGCTGGGCTCTGGCGTTTTACTGATAGCCCTGTTGACGGGTGTGGCCAGCGCGGCCTGGTCGCTCAGCGACGGGGCCGTCGAGCTGGTCAACTCCATGCCGGTGGCCGCCAAGAAGGTGCGTGACAGCCTGCGCCAGCGCTCCGGTGGCGACAGCGCGCTCGACACCATGCAGAAAGCCGCCACACAGATCGAGCAGGCGGCCGCCGAAACCAGCTCTGCCACGCCCACGCGCCGGGGTGTGCAGCGCGTGGTGATCGAGCGGCCTTCGTTCAACATCCGCGACTACCTCTGGAGCGGCACCATGGGCCTGATGTCGGCCCTGGGGCAGCTCACCGTGGTGGTGTTTCTCACCTTCTTCTCGCTGGCGTCGGGCAACCTGTTTCGGCGCAAGCTGGTGCGCATCGCGGGCACCAGCCTGGAGCGCAAGAAGATCACCATGCAGGTGCTCAATGAGATCACCGCGCAAATCCAGAGCTACCTGCTGGTGCAGGTGTTCACCAGCGTTCTTGTGGGCATAGCCACCGGGCTGGCTTTCTGGGCCCTGGGGCTGGAAAACGCGGCCGTGTGGGCCGTGCTGGCGGGGGTGCTCAACCTCGCGCCCTACATCGGTTCGGTGCTGGTCACCGGCGCATCGGCGCTGGTGGCGTTTTTGCAGTTTGGCTCGGTGGACATGGCGCTGGCCATCGGCGGGGCCTCATTGCTCATCCACACCATCGTGGGCCAGCTCATCACGCCCTGGCTCACCAGCCGCGCCAGCAGCATGAGCCCCGTGGCGGTGTTTGTGAGCGTGCTCGCCTGGGGCTGGCTGTGGGGCCTGTGGGGGCTGCTGCTAGGCATCCCGGTGATGATGGCCGTGAAGGCGGTGTGTGACCGGGTGGAGGATTTGAAGGCGGTAGGGGAGCTGCTGGGAGACTGA
- the ppc gene encoding phosphoenolpyruvate carboxylase yields the protein MKRSDKDQPLIDDIRLLGRILGDVIREQEGVEAYELVEQVRKLSVAFRRDADQEADRALKKLLKSLSGDQTVSVIRAFTYFSHLANLAEDRHHIRRRAVHERAGDTQEGSIEVALSRLRWAGIAPKTIAQTLASSYVAPVLTAHPTEVQRKSILDAERDIAQLLAVRDDIQVRAQLYNSAKDALTPRELAANEALLRARVAQLWQTRLLRYSKLTVADEIENALSYYEATFLREIPKIYADLERELGQYPVHSFLRMGQWIGGDRDGNPNVTAQTLQYALRSQADMALRHYLTEVHFLGGELSLSARLVAVSPEMQALAQRSPDTSEHRQDEPYRRALTGIYARLAATLKDLTGGDAARHAVAPQNAYAGADEFLADLRVIEASLQSHHGKALAAERLHPLIRAVQVFGFHLATVDLRQSSDKHEEVVAELLTTARIEPNYSSLQEAAKRALLIKLLNDARPLRVVGAAYSNHTQGELAIFETARVLRERFGHEAIRHYIISHTEAVSDLLEVLLLQKEVGLLRSTLDAEARNDLIVVPLFETIEDLRNAAPIMREFYALPGVAGLVQRSGGEQDIMLGYSDSNKDGGIFTSNWELYRAEIALVELFDELDTSHGIQLRMFHGRGGTVGRGGGPSYQAILAQPPGTVRGQIRLTEQGEVIASKYANPEIGRRNLETLVAATLEATLLQPTKSATKAFLDAAAQLSQDSMGAYRALVYDTPGFTDYFFNATPIREIAELNIGSRPASRKASQKIEDLRAIPWGFSWGQCRLTLPGWYGFGAAVEAFVNLEGKDPKTQLALLQRMYRQWPFFRTLLSNMDMVLAKSDLALASRYSELVTDTRLRKKVFSAIEAEWHRTADALTRITGDKQRLAHNTALARSIKHRFPYIDPLHHLQVELVRRWRAGQGDERVQTGIHISINGIAAGLRNTG from the coding sequence ATGAAACGATCCGACAAGGACCAGCCCCTGATAGACGACATCCGCCTGCTGGGGCGCATTCTGGGCGACGTGATCCGCGAGCAGGAAGGGGTGGAGGCCTACGAACTGGTCGAGCAGGTGCGCAAGCTCTCGGTGGCCTTCCGCCGCGATGCCGACCAGGAGGCCGACCGCGCGCTCAAGAAGCTGCTCAAGTCGCTCTCGGGCGACCAGACGGTGAGCGTGATCCGCGCCTTCACCTATTTCAGCCACCTGGCCAACCTGGCCGAAGACCGCCACCATATCCGCCGCCGCGCCGTGCACGAGCGCGCGGGCGATACGCAGGAGGGCAGCATCGAGGTGGCCCTGTCGCGCCTGCGCTGGGCCGGCATTGCGCCCAAGACCATTGCGCAGACGCTGGCCAGCAGCTATGTGGCCCCGGTGCTCACGGCCCACCCCACCGAAGTGCAGCGCAAAAGCATTCTGGACGCCGAGCGCGACATCGCCCAGTTGCTGGCGGTGCGCGACGACATCCAGGTGCGCGCCCAGCTCTACAACAGCGCCAAGGATGCGCTCACGCCGCGCGAGCTGGCCGCCAACGAGGCCCTGCTGCGCGCCCGCGTGGCCCAGCTGTGGCAAACGCGCCTGCTGCGCTACAGCAAGCTCACGGTGGCCGACGAGATCGAGAACGCCCTGTCGTATTACGAAGCCACCTTTTTGCGCGAGATCCCCAAGATCTACGCCGATCTGGAGCGCGAGCTGGGCCAGTACCCCGTGCACAGCTTTTTGCGCATGGGCCAGTGGATCGGCGGCGACCGCGACGGCAACCCCAATGTGACGGCGCAAACCCTGCAATATGCCTTGCGCAGCCAGGCCGACATGGCGCTGCGCCATTACCTGACCGAAGTGCACTTTCTGGGCGGCGAGCTGTCGCTGTCGGCACGCCTGGTGGCCGTGTCGCCCGAGATGCAGGCGCTGGCCCAGCGCTCGCCCGACACCAGCGAGCACCGGCAGGACGAGCCCTATCGCCGCGCGCTGACCGGCATCTACGCACGCCTGGCGGCCACGCTCAAGGACCTGACGGGAGGCGACGCGGCCCGCCATGCCGTTGCGCCGCAAAACGCCTATGCCGGCGCGGACGAATTTCTGGCCGACCTGCGCGTCATCGAGGCATCGCTGCAATCACACCATGGCAAGGCCCTGGCGGCCGAGCGCCTGCACCCGCTGATCCGTGCCGTGCAGGTTTTCGGTTTTCACCTGGCCACGGTGGACCTGCGCCAAAGCTCCGACAAGCACGAAGAAGTGGTGGCCGAGTTGCTGACCACGGCGCGCATCGAACCGAACTACAGCAGCCTGCAAGAGGCCGCCAAGCGCGCGCTGCTGATCAAGCTGCTCAACGATGCGCGGCCGCTGCGCGTGGTGGGCGCCGCTTACTCAAACCACACCCAGGGCGAGCTGGCCATTTTTGAAACGGCCCGCGTGCTGCGCGAGCGCTTTGGCCATGAGGCGATTCGCCACTACATCATCAGCCACACCGAGGCGGTGAGCGACCTGCTGGAAGTGCTGCTGCTGCAAAAGGAAGTGGGCCTGCTGCGCAGCACGCTGGATGCCGAGGCCCGCAACGACCTCATCGTGGTGCCACTGTTCGAGACCATCGAAGACCTGCGCAATGCCGCGCCCATCATGCGCGAGTTCTATGCCCTGCCCGGCGTGGCGGGGCTTGTGCAGCGCAGCGGCGGCGAGCAGGACATCATGCTGGGCTATTCCGACAGCAACAAGGACGGCGGCATCTTCACCAGCAACTGGGAGCTGTACCGCGCCGAGATTGCGCTGGTGGAATTGTTTGACGAGCTCGATACCAGCCATGGCATCCAGCTGCGCATGTTCCATGGCCGTGGCGGCACCGTGGGCCGGGGCGGCGGCCCGAGCTACCAGGCCATCCTGGCCCAGCCGCCGGGCACCGTGCGTGGCCAGATCCGGCTGACCGAGCAGGGCGAGGTGATTGCATCGAAGTACGCCAACCCCGAGATCGGCCGGCGCAACCTTGAAACCCTGGTCGCCGCCACGCTCGAAGCCACGCTGCTGCAACCCACCAAATCGGCCACCAAGGCGTTTCTGGATGCGGCCGCGCAGCTGTCGCAGGACAGCATGGGCGCCTACCGCGCGCTGGTGTACGACACCCCGGGCTTTACCGACTATTTTTTCAACGCCACGCCCATCCGCGAGATTGCCGAGCTCAACATCGGCTCGCGGCCGGCGTCGCGCAAGGCCAGCCAGAAGATCGAGGATCTGCGCGCCATTCCCTGGGGCTTCAGCTGGGGCCAGTGCCGCCTCACGCTGCCGGGGTGGTACGGCTTTGGTGCCGCCGTGGAAGCGTTCGTCAACCTGGAAGGCAAGGACCCCAAGACCCAGCTGGCGCTGTTGCAAAGGATGTACCGCCAGTGGCCGTTCTTTCGCACGCTGCTGTCCAACATGGACATGGTGTTGGCCAAGAGCGACCTGGCGCTGGCATCGCGTTACAGCGAACTGGTGACCGACACGCGCCTGCGCAAGAAGGTGTTCAGCGCCATCGAGGCCGAATGGCACCGCACGGCCGATGCGCTGACCCGCATCACCGGCGACAAGCAGCGCCTTGCGCACAACACGGCGCTGGCCCGCTCCATCAAGCACCGCTTTCCCTACATCGACCCGCTGCACCACCTCCAGGTGGAGCTGGTGCGCCGCTGGCGCGCGGGCCAGGGCGACGAGCGCGTGCAGACGGGTATCCACATCTCCATCAACGGCATTGCCGCAGGGCTGCGCAACACGGGTTGA
- a CDS encoding DMT family transporter, whose product MQALWMVLAAFLFASMGVCVKIASAHFNAAELVCYRGLIGIVILWLLARSQRVTLATRYPGMHAWRSLVGVASLGAWFYAIAHLPLATAMTLNYMSSVWIAAFLVGGALLAWRPSAASPRPAFQGPLVLTVLTGFVGVVMMLRPSLEQNQAFAGLIGLMSGMTAAFAYMQVVALSRLGEPESRTVFYFAVGSAVAGGAALLVTGTSPWPGWPALWLLPIGVLAAGGQLCMTRAYASAKTQRGTLVVANLQYSGIVFAAIYSVALFGDQIPPMGWIGMVLIVGSGIVATVLRTRAAPGAPAEEH is encoded by the coding sequence ATGCAAGCCCTCTGGATGGTGCTGGCCGCGTTCCTGTTCGCAAGCATGGGCGTATGCGTCAAGATCGCTTCGGCCCATTTCAACGCGGCCGAACTGGTCTGCTATCGCGGCCTCATCGGCATCGTGATCCTGTGGCTGCTGGCCCGCTCCCAGCGCGTGACGCTGGCCACCCGCTACCCCGGCATGCACGCCTGGCGCAGCCTGGTGGGCGTGGCGTCGCTGGGCGCCTGGTTCTACGCCATTGCCCACCTGCCGCTGGCCACCGCCATGACGCTCAACTACATGAGCAGCGTCTGGATCGCCGCCTTTCTGGTGGGCGGCGCGCTGCTGGCCTGGCGCCCTTCGGCCGCATCGCCGCGCCCGGCGTTCCAGGGCCCGCTGGTGCTGACGGTGCTGACCGGCTTTGTCGGCGTGGTGATGATGCTGCGCCCCAGCCTTGAGCAGAACCAGGCCTTTGCCGGCCTGATCGGACTCATGTCGGGCATGACAGCCGCCTTTGCCTACATGCAGGTGGTGGCCCTGTCGCGGCTGGGCGAGCCCGAGTCGCGCACGGTGTTCTATTTTGCGGTGGGCTCGGCCGTGGCTGGTGGCGCGGCCCTGCTGGTCACCGGCACGTCGCCCTGGCCCGGCTGGCCCGCGCTGTGGCTGCTGCCCATCGGGGTGCTGGCAGCGGGCGGGCAGCTATGCATGACCCGCGCCTATGCCAGCGCCAAAACCCAGCGCGGCACCCTGGTGGTGGCCAACCTGCAGTATTCGGGCATTGTGTTTGCGGCCATTTACAGCGTGGCGCTGTTTGGCGACCAGATTCCGCCCATGGGCTGGATCGGCATGGTGCTGATTGTGGGCAGCGGCATCGTGGCCACCGTGCTGCGCACCCGCGCCGCGCCAGGGGCGCCGGCCGAGGAACATTGA
- the flhC gene encoding flagellar transcriptional regulator FlhC, with translation MSATPATPKAPAKSVLNESKQIARAAMLIEMGARMQVLESETTLSYERLIRLYKEIAGKSPSKGQLPFSTDWFLTWQENIHSSLFLNIYEYLSKGVDLDSVELLTKAYRLYNEQVATAEIEPLLSFTRAWRLVKFVDAGMLTRTKCAECSGQFVTELYENRHFTCGLCNPPARAGKSKTAGALMLH, from the coding sequence ATGTCCGCCACGCCAGCCACCCCCAAAGCCCCCGCCAAGAGCGTTCTGAACGAATCCAAGCAGATCGCACGCGCTGCGATGCTGATCGAGATGGGCGCGCGCATGCAGGTGCTCGAATCGGAAACCACGCTGTCGTATGAACGCTTGATCCGCCTGTACAAGGAGATCGCGGGCAAGTCGCCGTCCAAGGGCCAGCTGCCGTTTTCCACCGACTGGTTCCTCACCTGGCAGGAAAACATCCACAGTTCGCTGTTTTTGAATATCTACGAATACCTGTCCAAGGGCGTAGACCTGGACTCGGTGGAGTTGCTGACCAAGGCCTACCGCCTCTACAACGAACAAGTGGCCACGGCCGAGATCGAGCCCCTGCTGTCGTTCACCCGCGCCTGGCGCCTGGTGAAGTTTGTGGATGCCGGCATGCTCACGCGCACCAAATGCGCCGAATGCAGCGGCCAGTTTGTCACCGAGCTGTATGAAAATCGCCACTTCACCTGCGGCCTGTGCAACCCACCCGCACGCGCCGGCAAGAGCAAGACCGCTGGCGCGCTGATGCTGCACTGA